The Tursiops truncatus isolate mTurTru1 chromosome 6, mTurTru1.mat.Y, whole genome shotgun sequence genome includes a window with the following:
- the PTGES gene encoding prostaglandin E synthase, with the protein MPPPGLELMSGRVLPAFLLCSTLLVIKMYVVAIITGQVRLRKKAFANPEDAQRHGGLQYCRSDPDVERCLRAHRNDMETIYPFLFLGFVYSFLGPDPFVAWVHFLVVFLGRMVHTVAYLGKLRAPTRSLAYTLAQLPCASMALQIVWEAARHL; encoded by the exons ATGCCTCCCCCCGGCCTGGAGCTGATGAGCGGCCGGGTGCTCCCGGCCTTCCTGCTCTGCAGCACGCTGCTAGTCATCAAGATGTACGTGGTGGCCATCATCACGGGCCAAGTGAGGCTTCGGAAGAAG GCTTTTGCTAACCCTGAGGATGCTCAGAGACACGGAGGCCTCCAGTATTGCCGGAGCGACCCAGATGTGGAACGTTGTCTCAG AGCCCACCGGAATGACATGGAGACCATCTACCCCTTCCTGTTCCTGGGCTTCGTCTACTCCTTCTTGGGGCCTGACCCCTTCGTTGCCTGGGTGCACTTCCTGGTCGTCTTCCTGGGCCGCATGGTGCACACCGTGGCCTACCTGGGGAAGCTGCGGGCGCCCACCCGCTCTCTGGCCTACACCCTGGCCCAGCTCCCCTGCGCCTCCATGGCCCTGCAGATCGTCTGGGAAGCAGCTCGCCACCTGTGA